The proteins below are encoded in one region of Gopherus flavomarginatus isolate rGopFla2 chromosome 12, rGopFla2.mat.asm, whole genome shotgun sequence:
- the LOC127032720 gene encoding zinc-binding protein A33-like — protein sequence MASALDVSSLAEDLLCPVCLSLFREPRTLECGHSFCATCLEPCVPKGQHRGLCPECRRPFSLHSVATNWALCSLAEKARLLKLDEGAQPGGGGSGWSICVEHEEPLKLFCSQDKGPICVICRDLPQHRGHIFLPVKNAVQKYQDKLKASLIPLKDNLNSATKDQHHQQKNIAELESCTQDLLGYIAKEFGVLHQILQEKEQGMKEIVERLKEENRMEMEERLKELDKEVTFRKETLSRARAEMDTSDHITFLRGIKELMRRVREDQSSRGGEEEEDSASDEGSSSDDDDCIDEDADVANGEEEEGDEDEANGEEEEGDEDDDGDIVAVDPALEEFKDSLDFEAWQEMLGTIQAATVHDGEVTPVTWN from the exons ATGGCGTCTGCTCTGGACGTGTCCAGCCTGGCCGAGGACCTGCTCTGCCCCGTCTGCCTGTCTCTGTTCCGGGAGCCCCGCACGCTGGAGTGCGGGCACAGCTTCTGCGCCACCTGCCTGGAGCCCTGCGTCCCCAAGGGGCAGCACCGGGGGCTGTGCCCCGAGTGCCGGCGCCCCTTTTCCCTGCACAGCGTGGCCACTAACTGGGCCCTGTGCAGCCTGGCGGAGAAAGCACGGCTGCTCAAGCTGGACGAGGGGGCCCAGCCGGGCGGAGGCGGGTCTGGATGGTCCATCTGCGTGGAGCACGAGGAGCCCCTCAAACTCTTCTGCAGCCAGGACAAGGGGCCCATCTGCGTGATCTGCCGGGACCTGCCCCAGCACCGCGGCCACATCTTCCTGCCTGTCAAAAACGCCGTCCAGAAATATCAG GACAAGCTGAAGGCATCTCTCATCCCCCTGAAGGACAATCTGAATTCAGCCACCAAGGACCAGCACCACCAGCAGAAGAACATAGCAGAACTGGAG AGCTGCACCCAGGACCTCTTGGGCTATATCGCCAAGGAGTTTGGGGTTCTCCACCAGATCCTGCAGGAGAAGGAACAGGGCATGAAAGAGATCGTGGAGAGGCTGAAGGAGGAGAACCGGATGGAGatggaggagaggctgaaggagctGGATAAAGAAGTGACCTTTCGTAAAGAGACCCTGTCCAGGGCCCGGGCAGAGATGGACACCTCCGATCACATTACCTTCCTCAGA GGCATCAAGGAGCTGATGAGAAG AGTCCGAGAGGATCAGTCGAGCcgtggtggggaggaggaagaggacagtgCAAGTGACGAAGGGTCCAGCAGCGATGACGATGATTGCATTGATGAAGATGCAGATGTGGCTaatggtgaggaggaggagggagatgaAGATGAGGCTAAtggcgaggaggaggaaggagatgaaGATGACGATGGGGATATCGTTGCTGTGGACCCGGCTCTCGAGGAATTCAAGGACTCGCTGGACTTTGAGGCCTGGCAGGAAATGCTGGGGACCATCCAAGCAG ccACTGTCCATGATGGGGAGGTCACACCTGTCACATGGAACTGA